A genome region from Nycticebus coucang isolate mNycCou1 chromosome 4, mNycCou1.pri, whole genome shotgun sequence includes the following:
- the LOC128584241 gene encoding calcineurin subunit B type 1-like, producing MGNEASYSLEMCSNFGADEIKTLGKRFKKLDLDSFGSLSVEEFMSLPELQQNSLVQRVIDRFDTDGNGEVDFKEFIQGVSQFSVKGDKQQKLRFAFPIYDMDKDGYISNGELFQVLKMMVGNNLKDTQLQQIVDKTIINADKDGDGRISFEEFCAVVGGLDIHKEMVIDV from the coding sequence ATGGGAAATGAGGCAAGTTATTCTTTGGAAATGTGCTCAAACTTTGGTGCAGATGAAATTAAAACGTtaggaaaaagatttaagaagcttGATTTGGACAGTTTTGGTTCTTTGAGTGTGGAAGAGTTCATGTCTCTGCCTGAGTTACAACAGAATTCTTTAGTACAGCGAGTAATAGATAGATTCGACACAGATGGGAATGGAGAAGtagatttcaaagaatttatcCAGGGAGTCTCTCAGTTCAGTGTCAAAGGAGATAAGCAGCAGAAGTTAAGGTTTGCTTTTCCTATTTATGATATGGATAAGGATGGCTATATTTCCAATGGGGAACTCTTCCAGGTGTTGAAGATGATGGTGGGGAACAATCTGAAAGATACACAGTTACAGCAAATCGTAGACAAAACCATAATAAATGCAGATAAGGATGGAGATGGAAGAATATCCTTTGAAGAATTCTGTGCTGTTGTAGGTGGCCTAGACATCCACAAAGAGATGGTGATAGATGTGTGA
- the LOC128584478 gene encoding small G protein signaling modulator 1-like: MFQNLQEALAFSCFTELMKRMNQNFPHGGAMDTHFANMRSLIQEADAALSFFQQILHSELFELMHQNGDYTHFYFCYRWFLLDFKREMAERHNTKQVLKLARDLVYKVQTLIQNK; encoded by the exons ATGTTTCAAAACCTGCAAG aagccCTCGCCTTCAGCTGCTTCACAGAGCTCATGAAGAGGATGAACCAGAACTTCCCCCATGGAGGCGCCATGGACACGCACTTTGCAAACATGAGGTCACTGATCCAG gaggctgatgctgCCCTTTCCTTCTTCCAACAGATCCTGCACTCAGAGCTATTTGAACTGATGCATCAGAATGGGGACTACACTCACTTTTACTTCTGCTATCGCTGGTTCCTGCTGGATTTTAAGCGAG AAATGGCCGAGCGACACAACACCAAGCAAGTCCTGAAGCTGGCCCGGGACCTGGTGTACAAAGTGCAGACTCTGATTCAGAACAAGTGA